In the Hippoglossus stenolepis isolate QCI-W04-F060 chromosome 14, HSTE1.2, whole genome shotgun sequence genome, one interval contains:
- the LOC118121009 gene encoding transmembrane protein 69 produces the protein MLAVMFRRSPLAARKVLHWVAPPQRCWTSVLTGAPGRGPFSLQTCWASSTTLPPPGTGLLKPPAEPCQGTQTHLPPFGARNQHFHSSAARLKKRPPAEAPPRELDLLRYDMKDLWKGPKPALYLGFAGLIPFVTPTLLMAVTECYLPELAYAQLAYGASIVSFLGGARWGFALPEESPAQPDWINLANSVVPPLLAWVAMLMSDSIVPAATMVIMGLGISLHYDLSLLPTYPSWFKALRSILTVVAFLSLVGTLAMNGMFPEKKLFSDSIV, from the exons ATGCTCGCTGTCATGTTTAGAAGAAGCCCCCTTGCAGCCCGAAAG GTGTTGCACTGGGTCGCTCCTCCTCAAAGATGCTGGACCTCGGTGTTGACGGGAGCTCCAGGCCGTGGACCCTTCTCCCTGCAGACCTGCTGGGCCTCATCAACCACGCTGCCACCTCCAGGAACTGGACTTTTGAAACCTCCTGCCGAGCCCTGCCAGGGGACTCAAACCCACCTTCCTCCGTTTGGAGCGAGAAACCAACATTTCCACTCCTCTGCTGCAAGGTTGAAGAAGCGACCGCCGGCTGAGGCCCCTCCCAGAGAGCTGGACCTGCTGCGCTACGACATGAAGGACTTGTGGAAGGGCCCCAAACCCGCCTTGTACCTGGGCTTTGCCGGGCTGATCCCCTTCGTGACCCCGACTCTGCTCATGGCCGTGACTGAATGCTACCTCCCAGAACTGGCCTACGCACAGTTAGCATACGGAGCCTCCATCGTGTCCTTTCTGGGTGGAGCTCGCTGGGGATTCGCTCTCCCTGAGGAAAGCCCAGCCCAACCAGATTGGATCAACCTGGCCAACAGCGTGGTGCCCCCCCTCTTGGCCTGGGTGGCCATGCTAATGAGCGACAGCATCGTCCCGGCAGCCACCATGGTTATTATGGGCCTGGGAATCTCGCTGCACTATGACCTCTCTCTGCTGCCCACCTACCCCAGCTGGTTCAAAGCCCTGCGCTCCATCCTGACCGTTGTGGCGTTTCTTTCTCTAGTTGGAACACTTGCCATGAACGGGATGTTCCCAGAAAAGAAGTTATTCTCCGATTCtattgtataa
- the henmt1 gene encoding small RNA 2'-O-methyltransferase isoform X1, whose protein sequence is MEPLFNPPLHRQRHQFVVDFVKRNKPPKVLDLGCSECSLMKRLKFHREVHLLVGLDIDGTKVKKKMRALAPVSTDYLQPSYDQLCVELYEGSVTERDARLRGFDLVTSIELIEHLTLADVERFSEVVFGYMTPAAVIVSTPNCEYNPLLPGLRGFRHSDHKFEWSRAEFKSWALKACSEFGYEVEFTGVGQPASGYQESVGFCSQIGVFRRLERGDDSNTLGGDDAEDVFSYKLLYSINYPSLCDNNILRRVLGSEVLYWAEKLKSRWMEKKSGEVNASCAPIETEEEGEEKHTACREEMRNVVSQCESGASEDQEEEDEGVRWTRFQRRQDSCTSLRCVSVPLDVLWSCCPRVSTLSGSLGNLRRLLMDDPDVELSQDGDAVLVNCHEQDLEEEEAQDELEDSGYEPASRHHSAAAEQEEDWEASV, encoded by the exons ATGGAGCCGCTATTCAACCCGCCGCTTCACAGGCAGAGGCACCAGTTCGTCGTCGACTTCGTGAAGAGGAACAAACCTCCGAag GTGCTCGACCTGGGCTGCAGCGAGTGTAGCCTCATGAAAAGGCTCAAGTTCCACCGGGAAGTTCACCTCCTGGTCGGCTTGGACATCGACGGGACCAAAGTCAAGAAGAAGAT GCGCGCGTTAGCTCCTGTATCCACTGACTACCTGCAGCCAAGTTACGATCAGCTGTGCGTCGAACTGTACGAGGGCTCGGTCACAGAAAGAGACGCTCGCCTCAGAGGATTTGATCTGGTGACCAGTATAGAGCT CATAGAGCACCTCACGCTTGCTGACGTGGAGCGGTTCTCTGAGGTCGTGTTTGGTTACATGACCCCGGCGGCCGTCATCGTCAGCACCCCGAACTGTGAGtacaaccccctcctccccggACTGAGAGGCTTCAGGCACAGTGACCACAAGTTTGagtggagcagagcagagttTAAATCCTG GGCTCTGAAGGCGTGTTCGGAGTTTGGTTATGAGGTGGAGTTCACTGGTGTCGGACAGCCAGCGTCAGGATACCAGGAGAGTGTCGGCTTCTGCTCTCAGATCGGGGTCTTCCGGCGACTCGAGCGAGGAGATGACAGCAACACGTTGGGTGGTGACGATGCAGAGGACGTTTTTTCCTACAAACTT CTGTACAGCATAAACTATCCCAGCCTGTGTGACAACAACATCTTGCGGAGAGTCCTGGGGAGCGAGGTTTTGTATTGGGCAGAAAAACTGAAGAGTAGATGGATGGAGAAGAAGAGTGGTGAGGTGAACGCCTCTTGTGCACCGATTGAGacggaggaagaaggagaagagaagcacACAG cctgcagagaggagatgagaaatGTAGTATCGCAGTGTGAGAGCGGAGCGTCAGAggatcaggaggaagaggatgaaggagtACGTTGGACACGTTTCCAAAGGCGACAAGATTCCTGCACATCACTcag GTGTGTGTCAGTTCCTCTGGATGTGCTGTGGTCCTGCTGCCCCAGAGTCAGCACCCTGAGTGGAAGTCTGGGTAATCTCAGGCGTCTGCTGATGGACGACCCCGATGTCGAACTGAGCCAGGACGGTGATGCTGTGCTTGTAAATTGCCATGAACAAG accttgaagaagaggaggctcAGGACGAGCTGGAGGACAGCGGGTACGAACCGGCCAGCAGGCACCACTCTGCCGCTGCAGAGCAAGAGGAAGACTGGGAGGCAAGTGTTTGA
- the fam102bb gene encoding protein FAM102B — protein MDLMMMKKKKFKFKVDFELDELSSVPFVNGVLFCKVRLLDGGFSEESSREPVQANCVRWRRRFSFPCKMSANAGTGVLDPCVCRVSVRKELKGGKAYAKLGFADLNLAEFAGSGNTTRRCLLEGYDTKNTRQDNSILKVVISTQLMSGDPCFKTPPSTATVIGIQGDGESLLEERRGGDSQKGSSESREGKCPIVSDDLGGFGHSRTSSYASQQSKLSGYSTGHSRSSSMSEFSHRRNHSVGSASTGIGSIPEPSEDRESRPCPALPEHPVPTTTTTTTTATSNPPGTPVHSASSCERLNRHPVKQDSMESQLKRMDDTRVDADDVVEKILQSQDFTPSLLDSSAEEEGLRLFVGPGGSTALGSHHLPTRVGAGAYEQVVIKR, from the exons ATGGAtctaatgatgatgaagaagaagaaattcaagTTCAAGGTGGATTTCGAGCTGGACGAGCTGTCGTCGGTTCCCTTCGTCAACGGGGTCCTCTTCTGTAAAGTGCGGCTGCTGGACGGCGGCTTCTCCGAGGAGTCCTCCCG GGAGCCGGTGCAGGCCAACTGCGTTCGATGGCGGCGGCGATTCTCTTTCCCCTGCAAGATGAGCGCCAACGCTGGGACAGGTGTACTGGACCCCTGTGTGTGTCGTGTATCCGTCAGAAAG GAGCTGAAGGGTGGGAAGGCGTACGCAAAG cttGGTTTTGCAGATCTGAATTTAGCAGAGTTTGCCGGCTCAGGGAACACAACCCGCAGATGTCTGCTGGAAGGCTACGATACCAAAAATACTCGTCAGGATAACTCCATTCTCAAG GTTGTCATCAGTACACAGCTCATGTCAGGAGATCCCTGTTTTAAAAC gCCTCCCTCCACGGCCACTGTGATAGGGATCCAGGGTGACGGAGAGAGcctgctggaggagaggaggggaggagactCACAGAAAGGCTCTTCTG AGAGCCGTGAAGGGAAGTGTCCGATTGTTTCTGATGACCTGGGGGGCTTCGGACACTCCCGCACATCCAGCTACGCCAGCCAACAGTCCAAACTCTCAG GCTACAGTACAGGTCACTCCCGCTCCTCCAGCATGTCAGAGTTCAGCCACCGGAGAAACCATTCAGTGGGCAGCGCCTCAACGGGCATTGGCAGCATCCCAGAACCCAGCGAGGACAGAGAGTCCAGACCCTGTCCTGCGCTGCCCGAACACCCGGTCCCtaccactaccaccacaaccaccactGCTACCAGTAACCCACCAGGCACACCGGTACACAGCGCCTCATCCTGTGAACGGCTCAACAG ACATCCAGTGAAACAAGACTCCATGGAGTCTCAGCTGAAGAGAATGGACGACACGCGGGTGGATGCGGACGATGTCGTGGAAAAAATTCTTCAGAGTCAAGACTTCACTCCGAGCCTACTGGACTCAAGTGCtgaag AGGAAGGTCTGCGTCTGTTTGTTGGGCCTGGAGGAAGCACAGCCCTCGGGAGCCATCACCTTCCCACCAG GGTTGGTGCCGGAGCATACGAGCAGGTGGTGATAAAGCGTTAG
- the slc25a24 gene encoding calcium-binding mitochondrial carrier protein SCaMC-1: protein MYQAVRKVFFTDCRCADESSTYETLFSKLDTNKDGKVDVSELKAGLAAMGIQTGRAAQKIVSSGDKDKNEGLDFGEFSKYLKDHEKKLRLTFKSLDKNNDGRIDYMEIKQSLADLGMDISKVEAEKILKSIDVDGTMTLDWNEWREHFLFNPATNLQEIVRYWKHSTVLDIGDSLSIPDEFTEEEKTTGIWWRQLSAGAMAGAVSRTGTAPLDRMKVFMQVHSSKSNKISLVGGFKQMVKEGGFASLWRGNGINVLKIAPETAIKFMAYEQFKKMLASEPGKVRTHERFLAGSMAGATAQTVIYPMEVMKTRLTLRKTGQYSGMLDCAKQIVRKEGLKAFYKGYVPNIIGIIPYAGIDLAVYESLKNFWLSRYAKDTANPGILVLLGCGTLSSTCGQLASYPLALIRTRMQAQASIEGSEQLPMNLMVKKIVEREGFFGLYRGILPNFMKVLPAVSISYVVYEYMRDGLGIQK from the exons ATGTATCAGGCGGTGAGGAAGGTGTTTTTCACGGACTGTCGCTGTGCAGATGAGTCGAGCACGTACGAGACGCTGTTCTCCAAACtggacacaaacaaagatgGGAAGGTGGATGTGTCCGAGCTGAAGGCCGGACTGGCCGCCATGGGCATCCAGACTGGGAGGGCAGCCCAG aAAATAGTTTCTTcaggagacaaagacaaaaatgaagGGCTCGACTTCGGAGAGTTTTCCAAGTACCTAAAGGATCACGAGAAGAAGCTACGGCTGACCTTCAAGAGCTTGGACAAAAACAACGATG gtCGAATTGACTACATGGAGATTAAGCAGTCTCTGGCTGATCTGGGGATGGATATCAGCAAAGTGGAAGCAGAGAAGATCCTCAAAAG TATCGACGTGGATGGCACCATGACTTTGGACTGGAATGAGTGGAGggagcacttcctgtttaaccCAGCAACCAACCTGCAGGAGATTGTCCGCTACTGGAAGCACTCCAcg GTGCTGGACATTGGGGACAGTCTCTCCATCCCAGACGagttcacagaggaggagaagacgacTGGGATCTGGTGGAGGCAGCTGTCGGCAGGAGCCATGGCGGGCGCTGTGTCCCGTACGGGAACCGCCCCGCTGGACAGGATGAAGGTCTTCATGCAG GTTCATTCTTCTAAGAGCAATAAAATCAGCCTGGTCGGTGGTTTCAAGCAAATGGTGAAAGAAGGAGGCTTCGCGTCTCTGTGGAGAGGAAACGGAATCAACGTCCTGAAGATCGCCCCGGAGACGGCCATTAAATTCATGGCCTACGAGCAG TTTAAGAAGATGCTGGCCAGTGAACCAGGGAAGGTCCGGACCCACGAGAGGTTCTTGGCTGGATCGATGGCTGGAGCCACGGCACAAACGGTCATCTACCCCATGGAG GTGATGAAGACCCGTCTGACGCTGAGGAAGACCGGGCAGTACTCAGGGATGCTTGACTGTGCCAAGCAAATCGTGAGAAAGGAGGGACTGAAGGCGTTTTACAAGGGCTACGTCCCTAATATTATTGGCATCATTCCCTACGCTGGAATCGATCTGGCGGTGTACGAG AGCTTGAAGAACTTCTGGCTGTCCCGCTACGCCAAAGACACGGCCAACCCGGGGATTCTGGTGCTGCTCGGCTGTGGAACCTTATCCAGCACGTGTGGCCAGTTAGCCAGCTACCCCCTGGCTCTGATCCGCACCAGGATGCAGGCACAAG CCTCTATTGAGGGCTCCGAGCAGCTGCCGATGAACCTCATGGTGAAGAAGATTGTGGAGAGGGAGGGCTTCTTTGGACTTTACCGCGGCATCCTGCCCAATTTCATGAAGGTCCTCCCGGCCGTCAGCATCAGCTACGTGGTGTACGAGTACATGCGGGACGGCCTGGGGATTCAGAAGTAG
- the henmt1 gene encoding small RNA 2'-O-methyltransferase isoform X2, with protein MEPLFNPPLHRQRHQFVVDFVKRNKPPKVLDLGCSECSLMKRLKFHREVHLLVGLDIDGTKVKKKMRALAPVSTDYLQPSYDQLCVELYEGSVTERDARLRGFDLVTSIELIEHLTLADVERFSEVVFGYMTPAAVIVSTPNCEYNPLLPGLRGFRHSDHKFEWSRAEFKSWALKACSEFGYEVEFTGVGQPASGYQESVGFCSQIGVFRRLERGDDSNTLGGDDAEDVFSYKLLYSINYPSLCDNNILRRVLGSEVLYWAEKLKSRWMEKKSGEVNASCAPIETEEEGEEKHTVSQCESGASEDQEEEDEGVRWTRFQRRQDSCTSLRCVSVPLDVLWSCCPRVSTLSGSLGNLRRLLMDDPDVELSQDGDAVLVNCHEQDLEEEEAQDELEDSGYEPASRHHSAAAEQEEDWEASV; from the exons ATGGAGCCGCTATTCAACCCGCCGCTTCACAGGCAGAGGCACCAGTTCGTCGTCGACTTCGTGAAGAGGAACAAACCTCCGAag GTGCTCGACCTGGGCTGCAGCGAGTGTAGCCTCATGAAAAGGCTCAAGTTCCACCGGGAAGTTCACCTCCTGGTCGGCTTGGACATCGACGGGACCAAAGTCAAGAAGAAGAT GCGCGCGTTAGCTCCTGTATCCACTGACTACCTGCAGCCAAGTTACGATCAGCTGTGCGTCGAACTGTACGAGGGCTCGGTCACAGAAAGAGACGCTCGCCTCAGAGGATTTGATCTGGTGACCAGTATAGAGCT CATAGAGCACCTCACGCTTGCTGACGTGGAGCGGTTCTCTGAGGTCGTGTTTGGTTACATGACCCCGGCGGCCGTCATCGTCAGCACCCCGAACTGTGAGtacaaccccctcctccccggACTGAGAGGCTTCAGGCACAGTGACCACAAGTTTGagtggagcagagcagagttTAAATCCTG GGCTCTGAAGGCGTGTTCGGAGTTTGGTTATGAGGTGGAGTTCACTGGTGTCGGACAGCCAGCGTCAGGATACCAGGAGAGTGTCGGCTTCTGCTCTCAGATCGGGGTCTTCCGGCGACTCGAGCGAGGAGATGACAGCAACACGTTGGGTGGTGACGATGCAGAGGACGTTTTTTCCTACAAACTT CTGTACAGCATAAACTATCCCAGCCTGTGTGACAACAACATCTTGCGGAGAGTCCTGGGGAGCGAGGTTTTGTATTGGGCAGAAAAACTGAAGAGTAGATGGATGGAGAAGAAGAGTGGTGAGGTGAACGCCTCTTGTGCACCGATTGAGacggaggaagaaggagaagagaagcacACAG TATCGCAGTGTGAGAGCGGAGCGTCAGAggatcaggaggaagaggatgaaggagtACGTTGGACACGTTTCCAAAGGCGACAAGATTCCTGCACATCACTcag GTGTGTGTCAGTTCCTCTGGATGTGCTGTGGTCCTGCTGCCCCAGAGTCAGCACCCTGAGTGGAAGTCTGGGTAATCTCAGGCGTCTGCTGATGGACGACCCCGATGTCGAACTGAGCCAGGACGGTGATGCTGTGCTTGTAAATTGCCATGAACAAG accttgaagaagaggaggctcAGGACGAGCTGGAGGACAGCGGGTACGAACCGGCCAGCAGGCACCACTCTGCCGCTGCAGAGCAAGAGGAAGACTGGGAGGCAAGTGTTTGA